AGCTCTGCAAAAGCTTGTTCGTCACCTTCATTTACCGCATGATCAATGAGTTTAAAATCTTTTAGCGCCTTATCTGAAAATTGTTTTTTTATTTCTTCCATCTAACCTTCTTAGTGAATAACGCAATCGTGCCAAAAATAGATGCATATCCTGCGTACAAAATGTCCATCACGGGTACAAGCCAAATGTTCATACGGTAGCCGAACTTTTTGGATGTCGAATTGATCAAAATGGTTATAAATGACATTCTGAAAATCAACAATCCAGCAGGGATGAAATAGTTATTGGTTTGTATGGCTAAAATAATCAAAGCCAACCAAAAAACTAGATTAGAGACATTTTGTAAGCCTAGTAGAATCTTATCTTTCAATCGGTAATATTTGCCTACAGACCAGTGACGTGTTTTTTGTTTCAAATAATCGCCCCAAGATGTTTTTGGAATGGAATAAGTAAGTGATTCGGACCCAAGTACCAATCTTGTATTTTTTTTGTTAGCTAATTCGTTGATGAGTAGATCGTCATCCCCTCCTGTAATGTGTTGAATTTTGCTAAAGCCTTTATTGTTTAGAAAAGCAGATTTTCGATAGGCAAGATTTCTACCTACTCCCATATAGGGATTTCCAGCCAATGCAAATCCGACATAGTTCATAGCGGTCCATTGTGTCTCAAACTGGATGAAATGACCTAGTAGGCCATTTCCTTTTTCATAGGGAGACAAACCTATTACGAAATCGGTATCCTTGGTAAAAGGCCCCGTCATTTCTTTAATCCACTGTTTGGATGATGGCTTGCAGTCAGCGTCAGTCAATAATAAAATATCATTTGAAGCAGCCTTGATGCCCATAGTAAGGGCGAACTTCTTTGCATTGATGTGATCATGAACCTGATCTACTCTGGCAAATTTGAGTTTGTCTGATTGGTTTTCAAGTAGATAGTCGTACGTGCCATCGTCCGATCGGTCGTCAACAATGATGACCTCAAAATCATTGTGTTCTTGATTGAGCAATTCGGGAATTAATGCTTTTAGATTTTTGAGTTCGTTGTGCGCACATACGATCACAGAAACGGGTTGTTCTCTTTTGGCTTTGGGTTTGAAACTCAGAACTTTAACCAAAATGACCAGCCAATAAATTGTCAAAATCACCAATGACCCCACTACCACAGCCAATACAATATCACTCATGCATTCTCCTATTTGAAATTGGTGGCAAAGATATGCGTCTGAGTGAAAAGATTATTTTATAAATCAACCTATTTTTGCCCGCAACATGAATTTCGAATTACTTCAGAAGGATCCCAAGTCTAAAGCCAGGGCAGGCAAAATCACGACCGACCATGGTGAGATAGAAACACCTATTTTTATGCCAGTGGGTACTGCTGGTACAGTCAAGGCATTGCATCAGCGAGAGCTGAAAGAAGATGTGAAGGCTGAGATCATATTGGGTAATACCTATCATTTGTATCTACGTCCTGGGCTTGATGTCATAGAGTCAGCAGGTGGTTTGCATAAATTCAATGGTTGGGACCGCCCGATGTTGACAGATAGCGGAGGATATCAGGTTTATTCGCTAAAAGACCGCAGAAAAATCACCGAAGAAGGGGTTAAGTTTCAGTCGCATATTGACGGATCGCGTCACAATTTCACACCTGAAAATGTAATGGATATACAACGCATAATTGGTGCGGATATCATCATGGCATTTGACGAATGTACACCTTACCCATGCGATAGAAAGTATGCTAAGAATTCTATGGACATGACTCATCGCTGGCTGAAAAGATGTTGTGATCGTTTTGACGAAACTGAACCAAAATATGGATACAATCAGACCTTATTTCCTATTGTGCAGGGAAGTACCTATCATGACCTAAGAACTGAATCAGCTGAGACTATTGCTTCTTTTGGAAGAGAAGGAAATGCTATAGGAGGCCTTTCTGTAGGGGAGCCGGCTGAAATGATGTATGAGTCTGCCGACTTGGTGTGTAGCATCTTACCAGAAGATAAACCCAGATATTTAATGGGTGTGGGAACACCAAGCAACCTTATCGAATGTATCGCATTGGGTGTAGACATGTTCGATTGTGTTTTGCCGACAAGAAATGCCAGACATGGTGTGCTTTACACTTCAGAGGGCATAATTAATATCAAAAATGAAAAATGGGAGAAAGACTTTTCCCCCATTGATCCCAATCTTGCTGGGCATGTTGATATAAATTATTCGAAGGCATATCTGAGACACCTCATTCGTACAGGAGAAATGTTGGGTGCTCAAATCGCTAGTATTCACAATCTTTCTTTCTTTTTGTGGTTGGTGAAAGAGGCTAGGGCACATATTTTGCAGGGTGATTTCTCCACTTGGAAAAACACTATATTGCCGAAGCTTTCCAATAGACTATAATCATTGATTAGTGAAACTGCTCGATAAGTACATACTATCTAAATTTCTTAAGACCTACGTTTTTGTGGTAGGGCTTTTGGTGGTGGTCATCATGGTTATTGACTTCACTGAAAAGAATGAAAAGTACATCAAGAATGACGTACCAGCGGAAGCTATTATTCAATACTATATGGCTTTTGCGCCGTGGATTGCCAATCTGATATCACCCATTACTGTCTTCATCACAACCGTATTGGTAACCTCTGGTATGGCTGTGAAAACCGAGATTGTAGCGATTTTATCCGGTGGCGTAAGTTTTCGTCGAATGTTGGTGCCTTACTTGATTGGTGCAAGTCTTGTTGCTTGTGTTAGTTTTTATGCCAACGGATGGTTGATCCCGAATTCGGAGAAGTATAGAATTGGATTTGAAATCGAGTATTTGAAAAAGCCTTTCTATTTTAATGAAAGGGATATTCATCTCAAGGTAGCAGAAAACGACTACATCTATATTCAGCGTTATAATAATCGAACAGAATCGGCTTATCGAGTGACCATGGAACGAATTGTGGATAATAGGTTAGAGGCTAAGCTTTT
The sequence above is drawn from the Reichenbachiella sp. genome and encodes:
- a CDS encoding LptF/LptG family permease, translated to MKLLDKYILSKFLKTYVFVVGLLVVVIMVIDFTEKNEKYIKNDVPAEAIIQYYMAFAPWIANLISPITVFITTVLVTSGMAVKTEIVAILSGGVSFRRMLVPYLIGASLVACVSFYANGWLIPNSEKYRIGFEIEYLKKPFYFNERDIHLKVAENDYIYIQRYNNRTESAYRVTMERIVDNRLEAKLFAKKMTWNDSLQTWRFRNWEKRELKTFGEVMTKGEDLDSAFNLSPADFDSKYQLNATMNMNELEEYIALLKSRGSSEVGLYEIEKYIRYMLPFTAIILTLMGVSVSAEKSTRGGAGFKIALGFVIAFVFILLFVLVKAIAEAGSMHPILAIWIPNIVGLVAALVMYRFVPK
- a CDS encoding glycosyltransferase codes for the protein MSDIVLAVVVGSLVILTIYWLVILVKVLSFKPKAKREQPVSVIVCAHNELKNLKALIPELLNQEHNDFEVIIVDDRSDDGTYDYLLENQSDKLKFARVDQVHDHINAKKFALTMGIKAASNDILLLTDADCKPSSKQWIKEMTGPFTKDTDFVIGLSPYEKGNGLLGHFIQFETQWTAMNYVGFALAGNPYMGVGRNLAYRKSAFLNNKGFSKIQHITGGDDDLLINELANKKNTRLVLGSESLTYSIPKTSWGDYLKQKTRHWSVGKYYRLKDKILLGLQNVSNLVFWLALIILAIQTNNYFIPAGLLIFRMSFITILINSTSKKFGYRMNIWLVPVMDILYAGYASIFGTIALFTKKVRWKK
- the tgt gene encoding tRNA guanosine(34) transglycosylase Tgt produces the protein MNFELLQKDPKSKARAGKITTDHGEIETPIFMPVGTAGTVKALHQRELKEDVKAEIILGNTYHLYLRPGLDVIESAGGLHKFNGWDRPMLTDSGGYQVYSLKDRRKITEEGVKFQSHIDGSRHNFTPENVMDIQRIIGADIIMAFDECTPYPCDRKYAKNSMDMTHRWLKRCCDRFDETEPKYGYNQTLFPIVQGSTYHDLRTESAETIASFGREGNAIGGLSVGEPAEMMYESADLVCSILPEDKPRYLMGVGTPSNLIECIALGVDMFDCVLPTRNARHGVLYTSEGIINIKNEKWEKDFSPIDPNLAGHVDINYSKAYLRHLIRTGEMLGAQIASIHNLSFFLWLVKEARAHILQGDFSTWKNTILPKLSNRL